accaacacacacaccctccactaaataaaactctcctttatggtaactaccaagggcggagaagccctacaagactcaatacaagaagagagggaaaggatacaagaaatacaagcttacaagcttacaatgagtataaaccctaaccctagcttctcttcttggctttgatccgcctcttgacttggaaaacttccaagatccttcaagaactggcgatctgagctttgtgtgtgctgtggaggagctggcgagaaatctggagtgaatcggagaagagatgccgaaggaaatgaacgcctgcgacctttatcgacgccaacggtcggatcccgatcgattcaaatattcccaatcgattcaaatattcccaatcgatcggggaggctttggatcgatccacggatcgatccagagcgcctctgtgctctggaaaagtgcctggatcgatccacggatcgatccagcgcttatcgcgcgaagcagccgcgtcccaattgatccactgatcgattggaacatctggatcgatccacggatcgatccagaggctctctgttcgcttaggagaagcctggatcgatccactgatcgatccagctcctggatcgatccactgatcgattcaacacttggtttttgcccaaaaccaagttccaagcctctcaaaccaacatccgctcaaccttgacctgttggtacatcatgcctagcatctggtcactcctttgacctgctaggacttcccaccaagtgtctggtcaatccctttgacccacttagacttttctattcatgccaagtatccagtcaatcctttgacctacttggacttcccaacaccagatgtccgatcatccttgacctacttggacttcccaacaccagatgtccgatcatccttgatccatctggattttcccttgcctggcttcactcaccaggactttcacctagcttcactcactagggttttccatctgcctagcttcactcagtagggctttcacctggcttcactcaccaggactttcacctagcttcactcactagggttttccttctgcctggcttcactcaccaggactttcacctagcttcactcactagggttttcacctggtttcactcactaggactttcacctagcttcactcactagggttttcacctggtttcactcaccgggactttcacctagcttcactcactaggactttaacctagcttcactcactagggttttccttctacctggcttcactcaccaggacttccctgtcaagtatctggtcaaccttgacctacttgactcttcttcaatcaatttcttattgtcaaacatctaaactcaaaccaagactcagcttggtcacccaggtcaaccttgacctgagggatgttgcaccaacagaaagtaTAGGTGTTGATGGGGATTATGCTTCATATGCCAAAGATTTCATATTTGGATCAAGCGAATAGAATTCTAAGCCAAAAAGGAGAAAGACCGAGAGCACTAAAGATTTGTCTCGAGTTATCAGAGAGGCGACAACTATTCTTGGGGAACAATGCAAGTAATCGATTAAGTAAAGCATTGGAATATGATGAAGGCACTGAAAAAAGAATGAAAGTCAATGAGATTTTAACAAAGTTACCTGGGCTTAGCATGTTGGAGTGACACAAAGCGACAAGAAAAATTGGTTGTGGTAGTGAAACTACAAATATTTTCTTCACCATACCCGATGATGAGAAAGAAGTTTTTGTGAAAGCATTATTGAGTGGAGATATTTGAGGCGTAGACCTATAGGTTTTATTATCATTTATTTGGACAAGTTCAACTTATAATTTCCTAGACATGCTAAACTTGGTGGTTAAACTTTGGTTTTTATGCAAACTTGGTGGTTAATTTTGTTCGGTTTAgtaaaatttgatttgatttaattagtTTGGCTTTATTCCTGTGATTTTCTTTATGCTTGGATTATAATTCTCTTGAAGAGTTTTATAATGCTCATGATCGGTGGGGACCTGCTATCCCATTGGGGTGAATTCAAGTCATTTCagcaatgaatctaatttatgaAATGCTACTGTGATATATCCATGTTGTACTGAGCATGTTGTAACATCTTTTACTCTTTCAATGTCTTCTGGTACAATGAATTTTGGCATTTATCTTTCTATATGcacaatttcctttttattttggtTGTAATATTCTTAGTGAGGACATGCTTAGAGTTCTGTATATCCAGATGCAAACAAAACTAATAGGGGCTACTAGTTACTGCTTAATAGATGTTATTTGATCTTATAATGGGATTTTCCAGAGCCTTCCCTGCTTGGTCTAATGCTCGGGAGTGGTTCTACTCATTATGCAAGCATGTGATGGAGCAAGACTGGTCCTGGAATCGGCCCACACTAGACTACATGGAGCTCTACCATTCCATGAAGAAATAAGAAGTTCATCATGGAGAGAAAAATCTATGCATTTATTCGATAGTTCAATTGCACAAGTGCTACACTACTCTATTAGTGGAATaagttttaacttatttttgatgaTGGTAACTTTTTTAAAATAGCTTTAATGTGCATGATATTGCATCTATGCCTTTGTTGTCATAGATCACAATTTGGGCAAATAACCCTATTAAATCTATAGGAAAAAAGGGATTTTCAGTGCTTCAAAAGAGATTTtaaggacaaataattttgactgCAAGTGACACACTAGCATACATGGTGAATTTTTTGTTCCTTGTCGAGCCAcagaaaaaaatatttccttcaCAGTAGTCTCTTGTGCAAGAAATGGTCGCAGTACTTGTTTGGTGTCAATGTCAACTCTTCACTTGTAGTGCCAAACAACATTCCAAGCATCAACAATGGTGCCTTTGAGACCGACTCGACAAACACGTGTTACACTGCTTGCAACGTATTGAGCTCCTCTGGAAATTCTCTGTCAATCAAGTAGGGGACACTTCAGATGGTTTGAATGAATCTGGATTTTAGCCGAATACTGAGAATGTTGATCAAGTGAATACACAGTTGAACGTTTGTTAGCAAATCCTCCAAGCAATGCCACGACACCATGTTGATGTATATGGCTTAAATTCTCCTAGTGAAGTCAAGTACAGTAATGGTCTGTTCATACGTGAGCGCAACCATACTCAAGGGCATGACACACAATGGAGCCTCCAACAGGTAACTGATTATCGATCTGCTGCACACACAAAGCAAATGTAAGTAAGAAAAAATAGGAAGACAAAGCCTGACCAAACAAAATAAGAGAATTTAGTTAGAAGACACATTAAATTCTGTTATAaggatatttttttcattttacaataatatgaattatattcCTTGTCAAAATTAATgtacaccaaacaaaagaatgtaatcatacATGTAATCAAAGAATACATGCATAGTATATAAGTGTTTCACCAAACAtagtaatgtaatcctgattacattacattacaaatttgattacatgaCAAGCTATATTACATTACgcccaaccaaacgcaccctaatggtctgtttgggaggaggtgagggaaggggaaggaaggggaaaTAAGGGGGAAGGGAAATTTTGAACCTTGTTTGGGAAGAagtgaggaaagggaaggaaaggtaaggaagggtaagcttTAGCCTTCGTTAcctatagaaagagagattttcttataccccgaattggggtgtaaggaaggggaagggaaaaaaaaaaaatttttattccaattttatccctcttcttaatagtttaagaaatgtTCCAATTTCTAATTTTTCTATATCGTCGGAGTCCAATTTCCTCGTCTTCTTCACAGCTCGCATGCTGCCAGATTATTAAAGGGGATCTGACACGTCTTCTAACTGAATTGAAAGGAGAATTTTTATCGTCAAAATTTAAGAGGATAtctacatttttaaatttttccatcaaaatttaataagtttttaaagaataagAATTCTCGTTATTAgtgttatctttcaaatttttttatttaagatttttaaaatcattattttcattatttctcatttaattacttgattatcgataattcattattttattatgaataatataaaaagattaattttttattaaaaaataactaatttaaatgataatataaaaaaaattaattgtattattaaaaatatctaatttatatttataaaaaatattaatattatgaaaaatgtctaatttaaaaagtaaggatatttttataactttatctatttaaccttcattctCCTTCATTTCCTCCCAAACAAAGTAAcacatgttacgttaatgaaccttcctttcctcccaaacaaggagaggttaaatactttacttcccctcacttccccttccttcccctcccttccccttcaGTTAATGAACCTTCTCTCACTCCATCCAAACAAAGGGTAAGAGATGAGTCGTTCCGTGTCTTGATCCGTGCTAAATCCATGTGAGGCTGTTTGGCAtagggatgataattttttttacggATTCGAAGTGtcatagaaaaaaatttaaaatggagTTAGATTCAGAGAGTTTCTTGGATATGAATTTACgagttttttaaaattctatagtTGAACAAACATAAAAAATACCATCTTCATCTCTGCATCCAtccgataataataataataataataataataataataataataataataataataataataataataataataataataatgtttgATCtactaattttattatatattatatatgtattgtttaattaatattagtatttttattaatatttatataaaaggtgttaaaaattaaaaaaaatttagccaATCCATTTGAAATGAGGGTGGAGATGAAGATTTAATCTCTGTGGAGTTGGGATAGGAATTCTTTGCTTAGACAAAACCAAGGATGGGGACGAGAATGAGGACGAAAATATAATTCAGAAGACGAAAATAGGATGACAAACCCATCCTGCCACACCTTGTCTTATCTCATTATGATCCTTAATTTGCCACCTCTAATGAGAGTCAAGTTAGATATAAGAATATTCACATAAATTTttctaaatacaaaatttaacttaaattttatattttacattaaaaaatcttttgtatTAACTACTCTATATAATTCTTAAATTTAGATCTTATAtacttttttttatatttaggagataaaattcattatttaaatattaaaatattattgaatttgagagagaaaaataaaaataataaattatataataaaaaatagatattaTATATGGagagtgaaaaaataaaaaaaaatgaaaattttaggacaggtgtaatgaaaaataatttcttaaatttaattaattagatgatttattttaaattttaaagatattatagatatattattataatttttctgAGGCACACCGAAGGTCAATTACAACCCGAAGTCCAGAGCCACTACTCGATGGCTGCCGCTGCTCCAGGCACCGGCGCCGCGGCCACGACCCCAGTAGCCATCTTCTCTTCCTCCACTTCCACCTCCTGCCCATCCCTTTTCTCTCCTCTCTCCGTCCTGTCCCCCTCACTTCCCGTCCGTCGCCTCCGCCTCTCCCTGCCCTCCCCTTCCCGCAGCCCCATCGTCGTCCGGTCCGGCCCCAGCGGAGGAGGATTCGGTGGAAGCGATGGAGGATCTCGAGGCGGAGGAGGCGATGGAGGAGAGAATGGCGACTCGGGTGAGAAGAACCGGGCCGAGGCGTTGCTCGTGCTGGCGGAGGCCGATCGGACTTTGGAGAGCCTCCCCAAGGACTTGTCCGCCGCGATAGAGAATGGAAGGGTCCCCGGGTTGATCGTCCAGCGGTTCTTTGAGCTCGAGAAGTCGCCAGTCTTCCGGTGGCTGCTCCAGTTTGGGGGATTAAAGGAGCGGCTCCTCGGCGACGACCTGTTCTTGACTAAGGTCGCCATTGAATGCGGCGTTGGCATCTTCACGAAGGTCCTTCCTTCTACCCCTTGCTTGATGGTCGTTCTTCCAAAACGTAGTCTCCGGGATGGAGGAGGCCATTTTTGTCTTCTTCTACAAAGAATTCTGTCCACACTCATTGAAGCTTTAACCAAACAGCTTTGATGACGCTTCGTTGACTCTTACCTAGTTTtctatttcatatttttattctcTGACTAATCCGGGTGACCGGTGCTTCCCACCGGCCACCAGCTAAGTCGGTAAATCCGGAAGCGCCCGAGTCGATCCCTTCGTCGCTAAACTTGGTGTGTCGATTGCGTCCATGGCCTTAGTGTACCGCCTCGCGTGCTGCCTCATCCCTGCGCCGCACGGAAAGGAACCACAGGGCAACGCGCTCTCCCCGTCCTATCATCGTCTCTGCATCCCTCAGCCACTTGCAGACACCGGAAGATCGATTAACCTGACACCACACCGTCTCTGCTCAAGTTCCGGTCCTCCTGCCGATGCTCCGCGTCTACAGCCGCTCCGTCACAGCCACGGTGCACGCGAGCTCCCCATCCTTCCTGCCACCCAAGCTCGCAGCCATCCCTTGCCGACACTGGCAGGAGGCGACTTCTTCCCTCCATTTTCCACCACCAGTGAGCATTCGGTGGACGCAACTTTAGCTGGTCAGTCGCCTGCTCCCTTACTGTACAAGCAACTGCTGGACGCGAAGCACCCAATTGCTGGCTCCCATTGCTCCAGCGACGGCATCAAGGAACTCGTCCACAACCCTAGATCGAGTTAGGACCGAAGCCCGTTTCCTCCAGGCAGATGATACTGCaactttaatttgatttttgtagTTTAGTCCGACTAATCTGGAGCTAAATTATTTCCGCTACCCTTAACGGAGTGAGAAAATATTTGAACCCTCTCGAGGTGGACATCATCCCAGCACCTGCACAACAATCTTCGGCAATAACAGAATAAGGTCGCCTTACCCTAGGAAATTCATTTCTCATTTGAAAAGTACTTCTATTTAATTTAGTTGGTTATCAAATTTTCTTCATCATTTAGCTCGATCTTCTCATAAATCCTAGTTGTTCTCACTAACCACACAAAAGTTAGTTTAGCCTTCCTTTAACTTGTCATATTTTTGTAGTTTAATTTATCACTGCAACAAAATAATATCTTTGTAGTCATTTTTACCTGTAGTTTACTAGTATTACAatgtttataaaatttattatcacACTATGAACTATTAGGTTGTACAGTTCAACACACAATAGACCTTATTCATGGATCACAACTACTAAATAGGCAAATCGAAGCATTTACAGACAAGGACCTCATTATAAAAAATATGGGTCCATATGCCATCTCTGCATTGTTAACATCGAAAAAAAGATGAATGTCTATGGTTTTCTATATCTAGATTTAGCGACACTCTCAAATTAATGACAAGAACTAAATGATTCTTCAAAATTGACTGACGTAGTGAGTATCATTAGATTCGGAGTTAGTTACGAGATAAATAGAAGATCATTTTTAAACCATAAGATGAACTATACGAATCATTTAATTTATCTTTTGGACTTTTAAAGGCCTGAAGTTATGAATCAAGTCCTAAAACTCTAAATAGGAAAGATTTTGGTCATCTTTGTTTATGATATTGTGATATATAGCAAAGAGGACATCACACATTTGGGAAAGTTTTTGGTAGTGTATCTTGATATATAGCAAAGAAGCAAAGAGCACAATACCAACCTAAAACACATCCACTTAGTCTCCAAGACTCTTTAGaccaaaaaagaagaagaaattatTAATTGAAGAAATGCTCTTTTTTACAACCTTAGTTTCTTTTCCTTTGATTTATCATCCCGACAGTGGGCATTTCAATAGACCTGACAAAATTTGGGTAGTCAAGCATTAGCTTGAATCCTATACCCTACAAGTGGTTCAATGCTTCCATGACTTAATGACCTATTGACGCTTCATCATAAATTTTAGTGCCATTGTAGCTCCCATTATGAAGTATCTTAAGAAAGGGTTGTTTCATTGTACTAAGTCTACCCCTTTGGCATTTCAGGAAATTGAAGAAAGGATGCCCCTTTGGCATTTCAGGAAATTGAAGAAAGGATGACTAATACTTCTGTCCTCTAACATTCTAATATCTCTAAACCATTTGAAGTAGTCTGAATTGCATTTGGGTAGGAATTGAAGGTACCCTAAGCCAAAAAGAGAATTCTATTATTCTTTATTGAAAAACTCAATGAGACTTGGGAATGCGCTACTTCACATATGATGAAAAGAGTTACATTTATCCAAGCTCTAAGGCATTACTGCTACTACTTATTACTAAATGAATTCATATTGCACTCTGACTTAAGACACTTGGTTATATTTAGTCACAAACAAAATTGAGCGCTAAACACACTAGGTGGGTTGAATTCCTCCAAGAGTATATGTTTGTCTTAAAACAAAAACTTGGAAGGGATAATAAACTTGTCAATACATTAAGTTGAGTTGTAGCTATTGATGTAGTCATGCTCCAACTTGGTCTAGATAGATCAAGATGTTTTGATATCTTGGTAATGTGTTGATGTTTGTGCAGTGTGATTGAGTCGAGTGTTCAAGTCACACTGATATGTTAAGTAGGTtaagattgattggatacttacactagaagtccaagtggattaaggttgactagacacttgacaATGTGGGAACTCCAACTAGTGTTGGGAAGTGGAAAGTCTAAGCAGGGTTGACATTGAATGAAGTCTAACAAGGGAGGTCAAAGTtcacttatacttagtaagtaaAGGAAGTTAAGGTGGATCTAAGATAGTGAAAGTTTCGGTGGGTCAAGGTGGATTTATGGTGGAAGTCTTGGCGGGCTAAGACTAGGAAAGTGGAAGTCTTGATAGATCAATGTGGACTTAAGGCTTGGCAAGTGGATGCCCTAGCGGTTTAAGGTGGACttaggttaggcaagtggaagtcttggtgactTGAATGTGGACTTAAGATTGGGCAAGTGGAAGTTATAGTGAGTCAAGGGTGGTGAGTTAAAGGTGATTGATAGTAGGAAAATGATGAAGTCCGAGTGGTTAGGCCTCTAGGCAGACTAGGAAGTCTTAGAGTTAAGGTATCTAGACACGGGAAGTTTTGAGGCAAGGCATTTTGGCAAGAGGACCCATACTCTAGATTTGGGGGCTTGGCCTTAGAGTGGTCGCAGTCGATGATCCAGTCCAATTGACAGAAGGTTGGTTTTAGTGGGTTGATGGTTGAGTCGGTTAGACAATTGACTCAGACTAGATTGCAAGTGAATAGAATGTTTCTATTTGTGGGTGAATCAATCATCTCATGATTAGTTAATTGTTGAGCACGAGTAACACTTGAATGTTTTTTAGCAATCAAATGTGAATGAAAGAAATCAACAACGAATGAAAGCAAGACAAACAAGATGATCATGTATTGTTTACTTATTGTAATTGTTATTTCTTATCTTTGTATCTTCTTGTTGCAGTGTTGTAAGCTCAAAATGTAAGAGGTTCCTCTACCTCTGTAAGACATCTAAGAATAAGTATAGTGGCATTTCGAGAGTGACTCACCAACACGTGATAAGCCTAGAGTAGAAATAAGGGTTTTGAATCACGTTGAAAGCTAAGTGTTTTGTATTGCTTCGTACTTATGTTTATGTTTTGGTATTCTActgtgtactaatgtaattatagaGATGAACAAATGACACGAAGAATTTGGTTATTTACCCTTGTCCTCCTCAAGTTCATGAACGATCTAATAGTAGCTACCCTACAGAGGATAGATGGAGGCGTCGCGACACGACGTTTCTGGCGGCGCCGAAAGCGTCACGGGACGCTTCCGGCACTGCGGAGGTGTCGCCGGACGCCTCCGGTGCCGTCGAAGGCATCCGCGGGGCGTCGGATGGGTCGCAACGTCAC
This region of Zingiber officinale cultivar Zhangliang chromosome 9A, Zo_v1.1, whole genome shotgun sequence genomic DNA includes:
- the LOC122021266 gene encoding protein RETICULATA-RELATED 4, chloroplastic-like, translating into MAAAAPGTGAAATTPVAIFSSSTSTSCPSLFSPLSVLSPSLPVRRLRLSLPSPSRSPIVVRSGPSGGGFGGSDGGSRGGGGDGGENGDSGEKNRAEALLVLAEADRTLESLPKDLSAAIENGRVPGLIVQRFFELEKSPVFRWLLQFGGLKERLLGDDLFLTKVAIECGVGIFTKTAAEWERRREKFVKELDFVFCDVVMAIVADFMLVWLPAPTVSLRAPLQLNTGAISKFFYSCPDNAFQIALSGTTYSFLQRVGAIVRNGSKLFVVGTGASLIGTGITNGLIKARQAIGKDFGVEAEDVPIISTSVAYGVYMATSSNLRFKSELNFNHLFIIQFNL